A stretch of DNA from Synechococcus sp. JA-3-3Ab:
GCTGCTGCCGATGTAGGTTTCACCACCGAGGACTTTGCCGCCCTCTTGGATAAGTACGACTATCACTTCAGCCCTGGCGAAATTGTAGCTGGCACGGTATTTTCGGTGGAGCCGGGCGGTGCGTTGATCGATATTGGGGCCAAGACGGCTGCCTTCCTGCCTTTGCAGGAGATGTCCATCAGCCGGATAGAGGATCCGCACGAGGTGCTGCAGCCGGGAGAGACGCGCGAGTTTTTTATCCTCACCGAAGAAAATGAAGAGGGGCAACTGACCCTCTCCATCCGCCGCATCGAGTACATGCGGGCCTGGGAGCGGGTGCGGCAGCTACAAAAAGAAGACGCCACGGTGCGGGCCACCATTTTTGCCACCAACCGCGGAGGCGCCCTGGTGCGTATTGAGGGACTGCGCGGCTTTATCCCCGGCTCCCACATCAGCAGCCGCAAGCCCAAGGAAGAGCTGGTGGGCGAAGAGCTGCCCCTGAAGTTTTTGGAGGTGGACGAAGACCGCAACCGACTGGTGTTGAGCCATCGCCGCGCCCTGGTGGAGCGGAAGATGAACAAGCTGGAGGTGGGCGAGGTAGTGGTCGGCACGGTGCGCGGCATCAAGCCTTACGGTGCCTTCATCGACATTGGCGGCGTCTCTGGCTTGCTGCACATTTCCGAGATCTCCCACGAGCATGTCGACACGCCTCACAGCGTCTTCAACGTCAACGACGAAGTGAAGGTGATGATCATCGACCTAGACGCAGAACGGGGTCGCATCTCGCTGTCTACCAAGCAACTGGAGCCCAATCCCGGCGACATGCTGCGAGATCCCAAGCTGGTTTACGAAAAAGCAGAAGAAATGGCGGCCAAGTACCGCGAGCAACTGCGGGCTGCCAAGCAAGGACAAGTCGAGGAGGCGCCGCTGGAGGTTTCGGAAGAGGAGCTGGAATACGCGGCTGCGGCGGTGGAGTAAAGCCATCTTGCGGAGAGCCTTCGGCGGCCAAGGCTTGCCGGTTTGTCTCTCCCTTAGCCTAGCTGGGATCCCTGGCCAAGAGGGGTGTCGGGTGCGGGTACAGCAGCGGTGAGAGTTTGCTTGTCCATGAGCGTTTGCGGCTACCTCTACACGCCCGCCCATGCCTCTTGGCCAGACCAGGAGCTGGCCTGGTTGAAAGCACACGGGGCCGATCCCATCTGGCACGACTGGGGATCCCGCATCCATCTGGAAGAGCTGTTGCAGGGCATTGCCGCCGGATCGGTGCAGCAGGTGCTGCTGGTGCGCCTGGCGGATCTGGGGGATCGAGTGGAGGAAGTCCACCAACGGCTATTGCAGATCCAACAAGCGGGGCTCCGCCTCAGCTTGGTCAACGAGTCCGGCCTGCACACCCCCAGCGCTGCTGCCGATTGGATCCCGCTGCTGGCCGAGCTCCCCCATCAATTGCAGAGCCGCCGCCTCTGCTGCAGCCAAGCCCAAAACCGTCTAGCGGGCAAGCCTCCCCCTGGGCCTGCCCCCTTTGGCTACCGCCGCGAAGGGGATCGCTACGCGCTGGATCGCCGCCAAGCCCCCATTGTTCAGGATTTTTTCCAGCACTTTCTTCTCTACGGATCCTTGCGCCAGGCGGTGCGCTTCATCGCTGAAAAACACCACAAGCGCATTTCGGTGGCCACCGGGCGCAACTGGCTGCTCAACCCGGTCTATCGTGGAGATCTGGCCTACGCCGACGGCACCGTTCTGCGCGATACCCACCCGGCTCTCCTCAGCCGCGCCGAGGCCGCCCAGATCGATCGCTGGCTCAAACGCAACCAAAAGATCCCGCGCCGCAGCGCCAGCGCCCCCCGCGCCTTGGCCGGCCTAGTCCATTGCCGCGTCTGCGGCAGCCTTCTGCGCATTGTGCAAACCACCCCTCGCAAGGCCAAGAAGAACGGCTCCTCCTACCTCTACCTGCGTTGCCAAACCTGTCGCTACAGCCTCCACTACGCCGCCGTTCTGCAGGAGGTGATCCGCCAAGTCTGCCAACAGCTCCCCCAGCGGGCCCAAAACCTGGATCGGCAGGCCCTGGATCAAACCCGCCAACAGCTCCAAGCCCAGATCCAAGCCAACAGCGAGCGGCTGCGACAACTGGAGGAGCTGCAGCAATCTGGACTAATGGACGAACCTGCCCTGGCCCAGCGCTGCTACCAGTTGCGGGCGGAAACGGCCCGCTTGGCCCAAAAGCTGGAACAGCTCCCCCCCGCCAACTTCCTCCAGATTGCCCAAACTCTCTCCATCCCGCCCTTCTGGCAAGACCTCAGCGAGAGTGAGCGCCGCGCCTACCTGCGGGAATTCCTGCGCAGGGTTGAGGTGGATTCTACAGGGGCCGTGCAGATGACCTTTGCCTTCGATCCCTAAGGGATCCCTTTTGAATTGCCGATTCCGCCGCTCCTCTGGACATTGAGACAATTCTTGAGACCCGCCCTCACACCGGGAACAGGGATCCCGCCAGCCGTCTCCATCGGGTTGACGGGAGGACGTTTGTCGTCAGCGCTCGTCAGAGGCGAGGAGAGAGGCATCATTTGCTTTTGATCTACTTTTATACAAAAACAAAAAACAAAAGCTGATAAACAGCTAAAATCTAGCTCTAAAAATCTTTTGGACGGAATTTTGTCTGTCCAGCGATTTAGGAAACTCCTTTAACCTGTTTTAGACTTCCCTTAACTCTTCTTAACACTTCTCAGGAGGTGGATGGGCTGCCGATAATGGCCTTTGCCAGGCTTGTGGAGGAACGTGCTGTGAAGTTGGCAGTTTACGGAAAGGGTGGGATCGGCAAGTCCACCACCAGTTGCAACCTCTCGGTGGCTTTGGCCAAGCGGGGCAAAAAGGTTCTGCAGATCGGCTGTGATCCCAAGCACGACAGCACCTTCACCCTGACCGGCTTTTTGATCCCCACCATCATCGACACTCTGGAGGCCAAGGGCTACCACTACGAAGACATCTACCCGGAGGACGTGATCTACCGCGGCTATGGCGGCGTAGATTGCGTCGAGGCAGGCGGTCCACCGGCGGGGGCCGGCTGTGGCGGCTATGTGGTGGGGGAGACCGTCAAACTCCTGAAGGAGCTAAATGCTTTCGATGAATACGACGTCATTCTCTTCGACGTGCTGGGGGACGTGGTGTGCGGCGGCTTTGCTGCCCCCCTCAACTACGCCGACTACTGCGTGATCGTGACCGACAACGGCTTTGACGCCCTCTTTGCCGCCAATCGCATTGCCGCCTCGGTGCGGGAGAAGGCCAAAACCCGCAAGCTGCGGCTGGCCGGGTTGATCGGCAATCGCACCAGCAAGCGGGATCTCATCGACCAATACGTCTCGGCAGTGCCCATGCCCGTGCTCGAGGTGTTGCCACTGGTCGAGGACATTCGCATCTCGCGGGTGAAGGGCAAAACCCTCTTCGAGATGGCAGAGACGGATCCCAGCCTGGAGCCCGTCTGTCAGTACTACCTGAACATCGCCGACGAGCTGCTGGCCCGCCCGGAGGGGATCGTGCCCCGGCCTGCCGAGGATCGGGAGCTGTTTGCCCTGCTTTCGGACTTTTACAAAACCCCCGTGCGGGAGCCGGCGCTGGTGTAAGGGATCCTAAGCCTGCCAGCTTGCCGGTGTGTCTAAAAGTGAAGCAATTGTTTCGAAAAACCGTCGCAAACCTTATCAATTCGTTGTCTGGCCCGCTTTCCACTCCAAGATGGATTGTGCAGGAAATCCCTCTTGAGGACATGGCAGAGGAGTTGGATATGCAAGCACAAGCGCAACCCACCGTGGTGATTACCGGAGCTTCTTCCGGCGTCGGCCTGTATGCGGCTTTGGCTTTGGCCAAGCGGGGCTGGCACGTGGTGATGGCCTGTCGGGATCTGGACAAAGGCCGGCGGATGGCCCAGCAGGTGGGGATCCCCCAGGGCAGCTACACCTTGATGCCGATCGATCTGGCCAGCCTGGCCAGTGTGCGGCAATTTGTCGAGCAATTTCGCCAGTCGGGCCGCTCTCTGGATGCCCTGGTGTGCAACGCCGCCATCTACATGCCCTTGCTCAAGCAGCCCCTGCGCAGCCCGGAGGGCTATGAGCTGACCATGGCCACCAACCACCTGGGGCACTTCTTGCTCTGCCATTTGATGCTGGAGGATCTGAAGCGCTCCACTTACCCGGATCGGCGGCTGGTGATCTTGGGCACCGTCACCCACAACCCCAAGGAGCTGGGGGGCAAGATCCCGCCCCAACCCCACCTGGGGGATCTGCGGGGTTTTGCCCAGGGTTTCAAGGAGCCGATCAGCATGGCCGATGGCGGCAAGTTCGATCCCGTCAAGGCCTACAAAGACAGCAAAGTCTGCAACATCCTCACCATGCGGGAGCTGCACCGCCGCTTCCACGAGAGCACCGGCATCACCTTCCTCTCCCTCTACCCCGGCTGCGTGGCGGAAACAGGCCTCTTCCGCCATCACTATCCCCTGTTCCAAAAGCTCTTCCCCTGGTTTCAAAAAAACATCACCGGTGGCTATGTCTCCCAGGAGCTGGCCGGCGAGCGGGTGGCCCAGGTGGTGGCGGATCCCGAGTTTCGCCAGTCAGGGTTCTACTGGAGCTGGGGCAACCGGCAACGCAAGAATGCCAAGCCCTTTAACCAAGAAGTCTCGGACGAAGCAGGGGACGAGGCCAAGGCCAAGCTGCTCTGGGATCTGAGCGAAAAATTGGTGGGCGTGCCCCAGTTGGTCGCCCTCTAGCTTGACAAACCCTTTTCTAGGAGCCGACGATGACTGCTGCTGTGGATACTTCCAATACCCTCCACTTTCAATGCGAGACCGGCAACTACCACACCTTCTGCCCGATTAGTTGCGTGGCCTGGCTCTACCCCAAAATCGAAGACAGCTTCTTTTTGGTGATCGGCACCAAAACCTGTGGCTACTTTTTGCAAAATGCCATGGGGGTGATGATCTTCGCCGAGCCGCGCTATGCCATGGCCGAGCTGGAAGAGGGAGATATCAGCGCCAAGCTCAACGACTACGAGGAGCTGAAGCGGCTGTGCCTGCAAATCCAGCGGGATCGCAACCCCAGCGTCATCGTCTGGATCGGCACCTGCACCACCGAGATCATCAAAATGGATCTGGAGGGCCTGGCACAGAAGCTAGAGGCCGAGATCGGGATCCCGATTGTGGTGGCGCGGGCCAACGGCCTCGACTACGCCTTTACCCAGGGGGAAGACACGGTGTTGGCTTCCATGGCCCAGCGCTGCCCGGAGCAGGTGCAGGAAGAGGAGCGGGAGACGCGGGGCGGCCTGCAGGCCCTTTTCTACGGGCTGCGCTCCGGCAAAAAGAAAGAGGAAGAGGGCTTCCACCCCCACCCGCCGCTGGTCATCTTCGGCTCCGTGCCGGATCCGGTGGTTACCCAACTCACTCTGGAGCTGAAAAAATACGGGATCCGCGTCTCCGGCTGGCTGCCGGCCAAGCGCTACGGGGAGCTGCCGGCCATCGAGCCGGGCACCCATGTGGTGGGGGTGAATCCTTTCCTCAGCCGCACCGCCACCACGCTGGTGCGCCGCAAAAAGGCCAAGCTCATCCCTGCTCCTTTTCCCATCGGGCCAGATGGCACCCGCGCCTGGATCGAAGCCATTGCCCGCGAGCTGGGGATCCCGACTCCAGGCCTGGCAGAGCGGGAAGCGGAAGTGTGGCGCCACCCCCAAGTTCAAGAGTACCTGGGCCTGCTGCGGGGCAAGAGCGTCTTCTTCATGGGGGATAACCTGCTGGAGGTCTCCCTGGCCCGCTTCCTGGTGCGCTGCGGCATGACGGTGCAGGAAATCGGGATCCCTTACCTCGACAAGCGCTACCAAGCCGCCGAGCTGGCCCTCTTGGAGCGCACCTGCGAGGAGATGGGGGTGCCCAAGCCCACCCTGGTGGAGAAGCCGGATAACTACCACCAACTGCAGCGCATCAAAGCCCTGCAGCCGGATCTGGTGATCACGGGCATGGCCCACGCCAACCCCCTCGAGGCCCGCGGCATCACCACCAAATGGTCGGTGGAGTTTACCTTTGCCCCGATCCACGGCTTCGGCAACACCCAGGCGCTGCTGGAGTTGGTCACCCGCCCGCTGCGGCGCAACGCCGCCCTCAAAGGCTTGGGCTGGGAACAGTTGGTACGCGAAGAAGCTTCTGTCTAGCCCTCTGGCTCCTCGTTGTCGAAGAGCAAGCCGTCCAGGTGATCCGGAAGTTGCTGCCGGTCGATCCAGACCATGCCCGCCAAAATCGCCTCGGCCTCATTTTGGAAGTAGCCGTAGGCTTTGGCAGCAGGCTCCACTGAGCCATCCTGACGTAGCCGCTGGCAGCAAAAGATAAACCCCTTGTCGGTAGTTTGGGTGGTGATGCGCCAGTTGCGGTGGATGTGCTCGGCCATGGTCGGGGATCCCAATGCAGCAAGGGAGCTCCCTCACCCCCAACCCCTCTCTCAAGGGGAGAGGGGAGAAAAACCCTAGAGCGTGCG
This window harbors:
- the bchL gene encoding ferredoxin:protochlorophyllide reductase (ATP-dependent) iron-sulfur ATP-binding protein, whose product is MKLAVYGKGGIGKSTTSCNLSVALAKRGKKVLQIGCDPKHDSTFTLTGFLIPTIIDTLEAKGYHYEDIYPEDVIYRGYGGVDCVEAGGPPAGAGCGGYVVGETVKLLKELNAFDEYDVILFDVLGDVVCGGFAAPLNYADYCVIVTDNGFDALFAANRIAASVREKAKTRKLRLAGLIGNRTSKRDLIDQYVSAVPMPVLEVLPLVEDIRISRVKGKTLFEMAETDPSLEPVCQYYLNIADELLARPEGIVPRPAEDRELFALLSDFYKTPVREPALV
- a CDS encoding protochlorophyllide reductase, with protein sequence MQAQAQPTVVITGASSGVGLYAALALAKRGWHVVMACRDLDKGRRMAQQVGIPQGSYTLMPIDLASLASVRQFVEQFRQSGRSLDALVCNAAIYMPLLKQPLRSPEGYELTMATNHLGHFLLCHLMLEDLKRSTYPDRRLVILGTVTHNPKELGGKIPPQPHLGDLRGFAQGFKEPISMADGGKFDPVKAYKDSKVCNILTMRELHRRFHESTGITFLSLYPGCVAETGLFRHHYPLFQKLFPWFQKNITGGYVSQELAGERVAQVVADPEFRQSGFYWSWGNRQRKNAKPFNQEVSDEAGDEAKAKLLWDLSEKLVGVPQLVAL
- a CDS encoding ferredoxin:protochlorophyllide reductase (ATP-dependent) subunit N; amino-acid sequence: MTAAVDTSNTLHFQCETGNYHTFCPISCVAWLYPKIEDSFFLVIGTKTCGYFLQNAMGVMIFAEPRYAMAELEEGDISAKLNDYEELKRLCLQIQRDRNPSVIVWIGTCTTEIIKMDLEGLAQKLEAEIGIPIVVARANGLDYAFTQGEDTVLASMAQRCPEQVQEEERETRGGLQALFYGLRSGKKKEEEGFHPHPPLVIFGSVPDPVVTQLTLELKKYGIRVSGWLPAKRYGELPAIEPGTHVVGVNPFLSRTATTLVRRKKAKLIPAPFPIGPDGTRAWIEAIARELGIPTPGLAEREAEVWRHPQVQEYLGLLRGKSVFFMGDNLLEVSLARFLVRCGMTVQEIGIPYLDKRYQAAELALLERTCEEMGVPKPTLVEKPDNYHQLQRIKALQPDLVITGMAHANPLEARGITTKWSVEFTFAPIHGFGNTQALLELVTRPLRRNAALKGLGWEQLVREEASV
- a CDS encoding recombinase family protein is translated as MSVCGYLYTPAHASWPDQELAWLKAHGADPIWHDWGSRIHLEELLQGIAAGSVQQVLLVRLADLGDRVEEVHQRLLQIQQAGLRLSLVNESGLHTPSAAADWIPLLAELPHQLQSRRLCCSQAQNRLAGKPPPGPAPFGYRREGDRYALDRRQAPIVQDFFQHFLLYGSLRQAVRFIAEKHHKRISVATGRNWLLNPVYRGDLAYADGTVLRDTHPALLSRAEAAQIDRWLKRNQKIPRRSASAPRALAGLVHCRVCGSLLRIVQTTPRKAKKNGSSYLYLRCQTCRYSLHYAAVLQEVIRQVCQQLPQRAQNLDRQALDQTRQQLQAQIQANSERLRQLEELQQSGLMDEPALAQRCYQLRAETARLAQKLEQLPPANFLQIAQTLSIPPFWQDLSESERRAYLREFLRRVEVDSTGAVQMTFAFDP
- a CDS encoding 30S ribosomal protein S1, which produces MSRFTAAADVGFTTEDFAALLDKYDYHFSPGEIVAGTVFSVEPGGALIDIGAKTAAFLPLQEMSISRIEDPHEVLQPGETREFFILTEENEEGQLTLSIRRIEYMRAWERVRQLQKEDATVRATIFATNRGGALVRIEGLRGFIPGSHISSRKPKEELVGEELPLKFLEVDEDRNRLVLSHRRALVERKMNKLEVGEVVVGTVRGIKPYGAFIDIGGVSGLLHISEISHEHVDTPHSVFNVNDEVKVMIIDLDAERGRISLSTKQLEPNPGDMLRDPKLVYEKAEEMAAKYREQLRAAKQGQVEEAPLEVSEEELEYAAAAVE